The following are encoded together in the Poseidonibacter lekithochrous genome:
- the typA gene encoding translational GTPase TypA, whose translation MRDIRNIAVIAHVDHGKTTLVDELLKQSGTFTAHQEVEDRVMDSNDIEKERGITILSKNTAVDYEGVRINIIDTPGHADFGGEVERVLKMVDCVLLLVDAQEGTMPQTKFVVKKALQLGHRPIVVINKIDKPGADADRVVDEVFDLFDQMGATEEQLEFPVVYAAARDGYAKLALEDANENLIPLFKTILEEVPKPKGSDENGLQLQVFTLDYDNFIGKIGIARIFNGTISMGETVTLVKADGEKVKGRVSKLIGFKGVDRFDIKTAGTGDIVAVAGFETIDVGDSLCDPANPMPLDPMHIEEPTLSVTFAVNDSPLAGTEGKFVTSNKIDERLESEMNTNIAMNYEQIGEGKFKVNGRGELQICILAENMRREGFEFSIGRPEVIVKEIDGVKMEPFEHLVIDTPDEFSGAIIEKLGKRKANMTNMVPMGSGYTRLEFEIPARGLIGIRTEFLTETKGEGVMNHSFLEFRPHSGVVESRKYGALVSMEAGEAVGYSIFNLQDRGIMYIKPQDKVYNGMVVGQHAKSNDLDINPIKAKQQSNVRSSGADEAIKLIPPRVMSLENALEWIEEDELVEVTPVSVRVRKRDLDPNVRKRTAKKVKFAD comes from the coding sequence ATGAGAGATATTAGAAATATTGCCGTTATCGCACACGTTGACCACGGTAAAACTACATTAGTAGATGAATTATTAAAACAATCTGGAACTTTTACTGCTCACCAAGAAGTAGAAGATAGAGTTATGGATAGTAATGATATTGAAAAAGAAAGAGGAATTACAATTCTTTCTAAGAATACTGCTGTTGATTACGAAGGCGTAAGAATTAACATTATCGATACTCCAGGCCATGCTGACTTTGGTGGAGAAGTTGAGAGGGTTCTTAAGATGGTTGACTGTGTACTATTACTAGTAGATGCTCAAGAAGGTACTATGCCTCAAACAAAATTCGTTGTTAAGAAAGCTTTACAATTAGGTCACAGACCAATTGTTGTTATTAACAAAATTGATAAGCCAGGTGCTGACGCTGATAGAGTTGTTGATGAAGTATTCGACTTATTCGATCAAATGGGCGCTACTGAAGAGCAATTAGAATTCCCAGTTGTATATGCAGCTGCTAGAGATGGTTATGCAAAATTAGCTTTAGAAGATGCAAATGAGAATTTAATTCCATTATTCAAAACTATTTTAGAAGAAGTTCCAAAACCAAAAGGTTCTGATGAAAATGGTCTTCAATTACAAGTATTTACACTTGATTACGATAACTTCATTGGAAAAATCGGTATCGCTAGAATCTTCAACGGTACTATCTCAATGGGTGAAACTGTAACTTTAGTTAAAGCTGATGGCGAAAAAGTTAAAGGTAGAGTTTCTAAACTTATTGGATTTAAAGGTGTTGATAGATTCGATATCAAAACTGCTGGTACTGGTGATATTGTTGCCGTAGCTGGTTTTGAGACAATTGACGTTGGTGATTCACTTTGTGATCCTGCTAACCCAATGCCATTAGATCCAATGCATATTGAAGAGCCTACATTATCTGTTACTTTTGCAGTAAATGATTCTCCATTAGCTGGTACTGAAGGTAAATTCGTAACTTCTAACAAAATTGATGAAAGATTAGAATCTGAAATGAACACTAATATTGCTATGAACTATGAGCAAATTGGTGAAGGTAAATTCAAAGTTAACGGTAGAGGGGAATTACAAATTTGTATCCTTGCTGAAAACATGAGAAGAGAAGGATTCGAATTCTCAATTGGTAGACCAGAAGTAATCGTTAAAGAAATTGACGGTGTTAAAATGGAGCCATTCGAGCATTTAGTAATTGATACTCCAGACGAATTCTCAGGTGCAATCATTGAGAAATTAGGAAAAAGAAAAGCTAATATGACAAACATGGTACCAATGGGTTCTGGTTATACAAGATTAGAGTTTGAAATTCCTGCAAGAGGATTAATCGGTATTAGAACTGAGTTCTTAACTGAAACTAAAGGTGAGGGTGTTATGAACCACTCATTCTTAGAATTCAGACCTCATTCTGGTGTTGTTGAATCTAGAAAATACGGAGCATTAGTTTCTATGGAAGCTGGTGAAGCTGTTGGTTATTCAATCTTCAACTTACAAGATAGAGGGATTATGTACATTAAACCTCAAGATAAAGTTTATAACGGAATGGTAGTAGGTCAACATGCTAAATCAAATGACTTAGATATCAACCCAATTAAAGCTAAACAACAGTCAAACGTTAGATCTTCGGGTGCAGATGAAGCTATTAAGCTTATCCCACCAAGAGTGATGTCTTTAGAAAATGCACTAGAGTGGATTGAAGAAGATGAGCTTGTTGAAGTAACTCCTGTTTCTGTAAGAGTTAGAAAAAGAGATTTAGATCCAAATGTTAGAAAAAGAACTGCTAAAAAAGTGAAATTCGCTGATTAG
- a CDS encoding glutaminase: MNYQKVLEEIQDEIQPYLKKGKVADYIPALANVKKNDFAMSIIDLDLNEYHIGSSQKDFSIQSISKVFTFTLALQNYSKELYKRVGHEPSGNAFNSLIQLEYENGIPRNPFINAGAVVTTDSLLSIYKETTFDYILQFIRSISDNKKITFDKEVYTSELKHGYRNLALVNMMKSFNNIENLTSSVIETYFKQCSIKMSTAELSKAMLFLANHGVNPINDEVLINEEKAKRINSLMLTCGHYDASGDFAYRVGLPGKSGVGGGIVAVVPKKLAVCVYAPRLNKQGNSLAGTKALELFTTKTGLSIF, from the coding sequence ATGAACTACCAAAAAGTACTTGAAGAGATTCAAGATGAAATACAGCCATACCTTAAAAAAGGTAAAGTAGCTGATTATATACCAGCATTAGCAAATGTAAAAAAGAATGACTTTGCAATGAGTATTATAGATTTAGACCTAAATGAATACCATATAGGTTCATCTCAAAAAGATTTTTCTATACAAAGTATTTCAAAAGTTTTTACTTTTACTTTGGCATTACAAAACTATAGTAAAGAGTTATATAAAAGAGTTGGGCATGAACCATCAGGAAATGCTTTTAATTCATTAATACAATTAGAGTATGAAAATGGTATTCCTAGAAATCCATTTATTAATGCAGGAGCTGTTGTTACAACAGATTCTTTATTATCAATATATAAAGAAACAACTTTTGATTACATACTACAATTTATAAGATCTATCTCCGATAATAAGAAAATCACTTTTGACAAAGAAGTTTATACATCAGAGTTAAAACATGGATATAGAAATCTTGCACTTGTTAATATGATGAAAAGTTTTAATAATATAGAAAATCTTACATCAAGTGTAATAGAGACATATTTCAAACAATGCTCTATTAAAATGTCAACAGCAGAATTATCAAAAGCAATGTTATTCCTAGCAAATCATGGGGTAAATCCTATAAATGATGAAGTACTTATAAATGAAGAAAAAGCAAAAAGAATCAACTCTTTAATGTTAACTTGTGGACATTATGATGCATCAGGAGACTTTGCATATAGAGTTGGGCTACCGGGAAAAAGTGGTGTAGGTGGAGGAATTGTTGCCGTAGTACCTAAAAAACTAGCTGTTTGTGTTTATGCTCCAAGACTTAATAAACAAGGTAATTCTCTAGCAGGAACTAAAGCTTTAGAACTATTTACTACAAAAACTGGTTTATCTATATTCTAG
- a CDS encoding PepSY-associated TM helix domain-containing protein, whose product MFRKAFRKIHLILGLISGLILIIIAGSGAVLSFEKEIMNSINKDIYTVPLSNKEKIPIIKLLEGFKKKKPNLEITAISFSNIKSSSLYFKTIKRDGDKKQVSKYYINPYTGEFLAQEKREDFFRTVERLHRTLLFNDMGKHLVGFSVLSLLILTFSGVVMSFPRLKKRFFKSLTFSFKSKGQHFLKSSHSSFAMWLMPFYLFAALSGLNWSYSWYSNAFYKIMGVEKVQRTTNKSIKIQKDSKLDEVGSAIAIFEREVRNKYIYSLVKLPTNGTVYSFIYLDENAKHRRERNKLVLDIKTKKILKHERFEKKPLNEQIMISMLTLHTGEYFGIFGQVILFISSLLLPFLVITGFLIYARKKRK is encoded by the coding sequence ATGTTTAGAAAAGCTTTCCGTAAAATACATTTAATCTTAGGATTAATAAGTGGATTGATATTAATAATAATTGCAGGCTCTGGAGCAGTATTGTCTTTTGAAAAAGAGATAATGAACAGTATAAATAAAGACATATATACTGTTCCTCTTTCAAATAAAGAAAAAATTCCAATAATTAAACTTCTGGAAGGCTTTAAAAAGAAAAAGCCAAATTTAGAAATAACAGCAATTTCTTTTTCTAATATAAAGTCTTCATCTTTATATTTTAAAACAATAAAAAGAGATGGAGATAAAAAACAAGTATCAAAATATTATATTAATCCTTATACTGGGGAGTTTTTAGCTCAAGAGAAAAGAGAAGACTTTTTTAGAACTGTAGAGAGATTACATAGAACACTTTTATTCAATGACATGGGAAAACATCTTGTTGGATTTAGTGTTCTTTCTCTTTTAATTTTGACATTTAGTGGAGTAGTCATGTCCTTCCCTAGATTAAAAAAACGTTTCTTTAAAAGTCTTACTTTTTCTTTTAAATCAAAAGGTCAACACTTCTTAAAAAGTAGCCATAGCTCTTTTGCTATGTGGCTTATGCCTTTTTATTTATTTGCAGCGCTAAGTGGTCTTAATTGGTCTTATTCTTGGTATAGCAATGCTTTTTATAAGATAATGGGTGTAGAAAAAGTACAAAGAACTACAAATAAAAGTATTAAGATACAAAAGGATTCTAAACTTGATGAGGTAGGTAGTGCAATTGCTATTTTTGAGAGAGAAGTTAGAAATAAATATATTTATTCTCTAGTTAAACTTCCTACAAATGGAACTGTGTATAGTTTTATATATCTTGATGAAAACGCGAAACATCGAAGAGAAAGAAACAAATTAGTTCTAGATATAAAAACAAAAAAGATATTAAAACATGAAAGGTTTGAAAAAAAACCTTTAAATGAGCAGATAATGATAAGTATGTTAACTCTTCATACAGGGGAGTATTTTGGCATATTTGGACAAGTTATATTGTTTATCTCTTCCTTATTATTACCATTTTTAGTAATTACAGGATTTTTAATATATGCAAGAAAAAAAAGAAAGTAA
- a CDS encoding TonB-dependent siderophore receptor: protein MKKKMLAASSLALVLSVNLFADESYTIQNKTLKEALEIISKKSNLSYIANDELFESQKINNIQNINSLDKALELLFKNTGLKAVIKNDVIVIIKAKSQKQATSDSNNLGEVEIQGDWLGETSAENVKVYSGARTVIDSEYLQNIAAKNIEDALRTVPGVQIQDETGTGVLPNISLRGLKPGRSAHLNALVNGVPAAIAPYSHSSFSLFPITMETLETIDVVRGGAAVHYGPNNVGGVVNFITKPIGTEHTSTLKGTVHVAENGNILTDTYLRTGGFVNDKLGLQFQYNGIKGESFRDHSNTDVKNLIVDTEYYPSDDSEIKANLQYYKADADLPGALLPEAYEKDRSSSQRPYDKFEGETKRGSVTYKLNPSDSTEFHWMNFAQESKRKFDWGWNTTGSGFTPTTENSTRSADRKITVLGTEPRWTFEKGNHKVTFGARYIKEDVDYLLNQTKFSDGITADLRDWKIKTNALAGYVSDTISFMDGDLKVTPGLRYENVETDFGDNKSSNPSDDKKKSMNSFLPGLSIGYQASNEVFLFTNAQRSLRAPQVAQVRKEGDLAVELAWNYEAGIRFEPNDNFSVNSTVYRIDYKDQIEYVSSTQSFNNLGRTRHQGIETQFILKPSDRTLFTLGYTFLDTEQLTGTNKGKDLPWVASHQLSLSSDYKIGDNKFNLTGIYLSKTFSDSANTIEESSNGQVGENPAYMVWNAKYSTKVPVSNNLKANLSLGINNLFDEDYYFRGVDVSPVGRVSGQGRSFIISGQIDF, encoded by the coding sequence CCTCAAGCTTAGCGTTAGTTTTAAGTGTTAACCTATTTGCAGATGAGTCATACACTATTCAAAACAAAACTCTAAAGGAGGCTTTAGAGATTATATCAAAAAAATCTAACTTATCATATATAGCAAATGATGAATTATTTGAGTCACAAAAAATCAATAATATACAAAATATTAATAGTTTAGACAAAGCTCTTGAATTACTTTTTAAAAATACAGGATTAAAGGCTGTAATTAAAAATGATGTAATTGTAATAATAAAAGCAAAATCTCAAAAACAAGCTACATCAGATTCTAATAATCTAGGAGAAGTAGAAATTCAAGGGGATTGGCTTGGGGAAACAAGTGCAGAGAATGTAAAAGTATATAGTGGTGCTAGAACAGTAATTGATTCTGAGTATTTACAAAATATTGCCGCTAAAAATATTGAAGATGCTTTAAGAACAGTTCCGGGAGTTCAAATACAAGATGAAACAGGAACAGGAGTTTTACCTAATATTTCCCTAAGAGGTTTAAAACCTGGAAGAAGTGCTCATTTAAATGCTTTAGTAAATGGAGTGCCAGCGGCAATTGCTCCTTATAGTCATTCTAGTTTTTCACTGTTTCCTATAACTATGGAAACACTTGAAACTATTGATGTTGTAAGAGGTGGTGCGGCTGTTCATTATGGTCCCAATAACGTTGGTGGTGTAGTTAATTTTATTACTAAACCTATAGGTACTGAACATACTTCTACATTAAAAGGTACTGTTCATGTTGCAGAAAATGGCAATATTCTTACTGATACGTATCTTAGAACAGGTGGTTTTGTAAATGATAAATTAGGTTTACAGTTCCAATATAATGGAATAAAAGGGGAATCTTTTAGAGATCATTCCAATACTGATGTAAAAAACTTAATAGTTGATACAGAATACTATCCTTCGGATGATAGTGAAATAAAAGCAAACCTTCAATACTACAAAGCTGATGCTGACTTACCAGGTGCTTTATTGCCTGAAGCTTATGAAAAAGACAGAAGTTCTTCTCAGCGTCCTTATGACAAATTTGAGGGAGAAACAAAAAGAGGATCAGTTACTTATAAATTAAATCCAAGTGATAGTACTGAGTTTCATTGGATGAATTTTGCTCAAGAAAGTAAAAGAAAGTTTGATTGGGGTTGGAATACAACAGGTTCTGGATTTACACCAACTACTGAAAATTCAACTAGAAGTGCTGATAGAAAAATCACTGTTTTAGGTACTGAGCCTAGATGGACTTTTGAAAAAGGTAACCACAAAGTAACTTTTGGGGCACGTTATATAAAAGAAGATGTAGATTATTTACTTAATCAAACAAAATTTAGTGATGGTATAACAGCTGATTTAAGAGATTGGAAAATTAAAACTAATGCCCTAGCTGGTTATGTGAGTGATACTATTAGTTTTATGGATGGAGATTTAAAAGTAACTCCTGGATTAAGATATGAAAATGTAGAAACAGATTTTGGGGATAATAAAAGCTCTAATCCTTCAGATGATAAGAAAAAAAGTATGAACTCATTTCTTCCTGGTTTAAGTATTGGATATCAAGCTTCTAATGAAGTATTCTTATTTACTAATGCACAGCGTTCTCTAAGAGCTCCTCAAGTTGCACAGGTGAGAAAAGAAGGAGATTTAGCAGTTGAATTAGCTTGGAACTATGAAGCTGGAATTAGATTTGAACCAAATGATAATTTTAGTGTAAACAGTACGGTATATAGAATAGATTATAAAGATCAAATTGAATATGTAAGTAGTACACAATCTTTTAATAACTTAGGAAGAACTAGACATCAAGGTATTGAAACTCAATTTATTTTAAAACCTAGTGATAGAACATTATTCACTCTTGGTTATACATTCTTAGATACAGAACAGTTAACAGGAACGAATAAAGGTAAAGACCTTCCTTGGGTAGCTTCTCATCAATTAAGTTTATCAAGTGACTATAAAATTGGAGATAATAAGTTTAACTTAACAGGTATATATTTAAGTAAAACTTTCTCAGATAGTGCTAATACAATTGAAGAATCATCAAATGGTCAAGTTGGAGAAAACCCAGCATACATGGTATGGAATGCAAAATATTCTACAAAAGTTCCTGTTTCAAATAATCTAAAAGCAAACCTTAGTTTAGGTATTAATAACTTATTTGATGAAGATTACTATTTTAGAGGTGTTGATGTAAGTCCTGTTGGAAGAGTATCTGGACAAGGACGTTCTTTTATTATTTCAGGTCAGATAGATTTCTAA